A stretch of Fervidobacterium thailandense DNA encodes these proteins:
- the dnaA gene encoding chromosomal replication initiator protein DnaA produces the protein MSSYVKDKILSLLREKVSRQQWEHWFIDFSVKRIEGTHVIFEVGNLFIKGYLEKKFDKIIRKAVSEVLGQGATYEIVYAEILQNDMTVHDNNQALVKKRPVLITPLNPKYTFDNFVVDEFNQFAYNLLLEAAKKPGTYNPIFIYSEAGMGKTHLVQAFGNYLLTENPDLRFAYLTSEQFMNELINKIKSGTVEEFREKYRRKIDVLVIDDIQFLAGKKGIQIELFHTFNALYESGKQIIVCSDRPPKELKDFQERVISRFQMGVIAQIKTPSKEALKKIAFKVVEDEKVKIPPEIINFIATHIKGSIRVLKGAIVKVIAYKSMYDYVDLEIVKNLLRDNLEMENHNHAPDVIELIAKQFGVSKEDLLSSKKDRKTSLARQISMYVLNKKYELSVRKIAEMFGKTHPAVVSAIKNVEEMIKTDKFLANLVRLAFESSDQHAGKLMS, from the coding sequence ATGTCCTCTTACGTGAAGGACAAAATTCTTTCCCTACTAAGGGAAAAGGTCAGCAGACAACAGTGGGAACACTGGTTCATAGATTTTTCGGTAAAACGCATCGAAGGTACCCACGTGATTTTCGAAGTGGGTAATTTGTTCATAAAGGGATATTTGGAGAAGAAGTTTGACAAGATCATTCGCAAAGCCGTTTCAGAAGTGCTTGGTCAGGGGGCGACCTACGAGATAGTTTACGCCGAGATCCTACAAAACGACATGACGGTACACGATAACAACCAGGCCCTTGTGAAAAAACGGCCAGTTCTGATAACACCACTGAATCCAAAGTACACGTTCGATAACTTTGTGGTAGACGAGTTTAACCAGTTCGCTTATAACCTACTTCTGGAGGCCGCTAAAAAACCTGGAACTTACAACCCGATTTTCATCTACAGCGAGGCTGGAATGGGAAAAACCCACCTCGTGCAAGCGTTCGGTAATTATCTCTTAACGGAAAACCCGGATCTGAGGTTTGCGTACTTAACAAGCGAGCAATTTATGAACGAACTAATAAACAAGATAAAGTCGGGAACAGTGGAAGAGTTTAGGGAAAAGTACAGGCGAAAGATTGACGTGCTTGTTATAGACGACATCCAGTTCCTCGCCGGTAAGAAAGGCATTCAGATCGAACTTTTCCATACGTTCAACGCCCTCTACGAATCTGGCAAACAGATTATCGTCTGCTCGGACCGTCCCCCTAAGGAGCTGAAAGATTTCCAGGAGAGAGTTATCTCCCGTTTCCAGATGGGCGTGATTGCGCAGATAAAAACCCCTTCGAAAGAGGCACTGAAAAAGATCGCGTTCAAAGTTGTCGAAGACGAGAAGGTGAAGATTCCTCCTGAGATAATTAATTTCATCGCGACCCACATTAAAGGGAGCATCAGGGTGCTGAAGGGAGCCATAGTAAAGGTAATAGCTTACAAGAGCATGTACGACTATGTGGATCTTGAAATTGTGAAGAACCTTTTGAGGGACAACCTCGAAATGGAAAACCATAATCATGCTCCCGATGTTATCGAGCTGATAGCCAAACAATTCGGAGTTTCTAAAGAGGATCTCCTATCATCTAAAAAAGACAGAAAGACTTCGTTGGCTCGTCAGATCAGTATGTACGTGCTGAACAAAAAGTACGAACTTTCAGTCAGGAAGATCGCGGAGATGTTCGGAAAAACGCATCCGGCGGTTGTAAGTGCGATTAAAAACGTTGAAGAGATGATCAAAACGGACAAATTTTTGGCAAATTTAGTCAGATTAGCTTTCGAAAGTTCGGATCAACACGCAGGAAAGCTGATGTCTTGA
- a CDS encoding ferredoxin, with product MKVRVDEATCIGCGVCENLCPDVFKLGDDMKAKVLQPETDLECAKDAADSCPTAAIIIE from the coding sequence ATGAAGGTCAGAGTTGACGAAGCGACGTGCATCGGGTGTGGCGTTTGCGAAAACTTGTGCCCCGATGTTTTCAAGCTCGGTGACGATATGAAGGCGAAAGTGCTCCAACCTGAAACGGACCTTGAGTGCGCGAAAGACGCGGCGGACAGCTGTCCAACGGCGGCGATTATAATCGAGTGA